A genomic window from Diospyros lotus cultivar Yz01 chromosome 2, ASM1463336v1, whole genome shotgun sequence includes:
- the LOC127794601 gene encoding cell division control protein 48-like — protein sequence MPYPKILTPSYAPSCPFHRPLSHRTGKTSCAPVIANQVGVPLLYVPLEVVMSKYYSESELLLGKIFLLANKIPYGAILDEIDSFAVACDSDMHKATRRILSVLLWQIDGFEQENKVIVIAASNRKEDLDPDLISAGDRVDEVQVAALMTSDLLRKKQVRGMGEVTFGPFYA from the exons ATGCCCTATCCCAAAATCTTGACCCCTTCGTACGCGCCGTCATGCCCGTTTCATCGCCCACTCTCTCACC GTACTGGGAAGACGTCTTGTGCTCCTGTAATAGCAAATCAAGTG GGTGTTCCATTACTATATGTCCCATTGGAGGTAGTCATGTCAAAGTATTATAGTGAAAGTGAACTTCTGCTAGGGAAGATATTTTTGCTTGCCAACAAGATCCCTTATGGTGCTATTCTGGATGAG ATTGACTCTTTCGCTGTTGCTTGTGATAGTGATATGCACAAAGCTACACGTAGAATTTTATCAGTATTACTGTGGCAG ATTGATGGATTTGAGCAGGAAAATAAAGTGATTGTCATTGCAGCAAGCAATAGAAAGGAAGACCTTGATCCTGATTTGATTAG TGCGGGAGACCGTGTCGATGAGGTGCAAGTGGCTGCtttgatgacgagtgacctgcTGAGAAAGAAGCAAGTTAGGGGCATGGGTGAGGTCACCTTTGGGCCTTTCTATGCTTAA
- the LOC127794602 gene encoding uncharacterized protein LOC127794602 isoform X1, translating to MADPIGRPDPNHHCPSRRKRLQYAFDAAGSHPSDDGESATATHSGSSVSDSSDSDGESTGLADLAASFQVFSESMLRMELAELEMAKAREARRLAAENRRAELESELTQMLLQTQVQIASYVSRSTPRRKRKRSDEDDDYSSTFDREGAMLLSLLQCNLI from the exons ATGGCTGACCCGATCGGCCGACCCGACCCCAATCATCATTGCCCCAGCCGGAGGAAGCGTCTACAATACGCCTTCGACGCAGCCGGCTCACACCCTTCTGACGACGGAGAGTCAGCCACCGCTACCCACTCGGGGAGCTCTGTCTCGGACAGTTCCGACTCGGACGGAGAGTCCACTGGCTTGGCCGATCTGGCTGCCAGTTTCCAAGTCTTCTCGGAGTCTATGTTGAGGATGGAGCTTGCCGAGCTGGAGATGGCCAAGGCCAGGGAAGCGCGGCGCTTGGCCGCGGAGAATCGCCGAGCCGAGCTGGAATCCGAGTTGACTCAGATGTTGCTGCAGACTCAGGTGCAGATCGCGTCGTATGTCTCGCGCTCGACTCCGCGACGGAAGAGAAAGCGCTCCGACGAAGACGACGACTATTCCTCCACCTTTGACAg GGAAGGAGCTATGTTGCTGAGCCTGCTACAGTGCAATCTGATCTGA
- the LOC127794602 gene encoding uncharacterized protein LOC127794602 isoform X2 yields the protein MADPIGRPDPNHHCPSRRKRLQYAFDAAGSHPSDDGESATATHSGSSVSDSSDSDGESTGLADLAASFQVFSESMLRMELAELEMAKAREARRLAAENRRAELESELTQMLLQTQVQIASYVSRSTPRRKRKRSDEDDDYSSTFDR from the exons ATGGCTGACCCGATCGGCCGACCCGACCCCAATCATCATTGCCCCAGCCGGAGGAAGCGTCTACAATACGCCTTCGACGCAGCCGGCTCACACCCTTCTGACGACGGAGAGTCAGCCACCGCTACCCACTCGGGGAGCTCTGTCTCGGACAGTTCCGACTCGGACGGAGAGTCCACTGGCTTGGCCGATCTGGCTGCCAGTTTCCAAGTCTTCTCGGAGTCTATGTTGAGGATGGAGCTTGCCGAGCTGGAGATGGCCAAGGCCAGGGAAGCGCGGCGCTTGGCCGCGGAGAATCGCCGAGCCGAGCTGGAATCCGAGTTGACTCAGATGTTGCTGCAGACTCAGGTGCAGATCGCGTCGTATGTCTCGCGCTCGACTCCGCGACGGAAGAGAAAGCGCTCCGACGAAGACGACGACTATTCCTCCACCTTTGACAg ATAA